In Solanum pennellii chromosome 3, SPENNV200, a single window of DNA contains:
- the LOC107014315 gene encoding elongation factor TuA, chloroplastic, with amino-acid sequence MASISAAAATATSSPKLLNPSNPLLPSAAKPSKLILSSSFTPNFSTLLLHSPAATSPTTHHQRRFTVRAARGKFERKKPHVNIGTIGHVDHGKTTLTAALTMALASMGNSAPKKYDEIDAAPEERARGITINTATVEYETENRHYAHVDCPGHADYVKNMITGAAQMDGAILVVSGADGPMPQTKEHILLAKQVGVPNMVVFLNKQDQVDDEELLELVELEVRELLSSYEFPGDDIPIVSGSALLALEALMANPSIKRGENEWVDKIFTLMDNVDSYIPIPQRQTELPFLMAIEDVFSITGRGTVATGRVERGTVRVGETVDIVGLRDTRSTTVTGVEMFQKILDEAMAGDNVGLLLRGIQKIDIQRGMVLAKPGTITPHTKFEALVYVLKKEEGGRHSPFFSGYRPQFYMRTTDVTGKVTSITTDKGDESKMVMPGDRVNLVVELIMPVACEQGMRFAIREGGKTVGAGVIQKILE; translated from the coding sequence ATGGCTTCAATTTCAGCAGCGGCTGCCACCGCCACTTCTTCTCCTAAGCTCCTAAACCCTTCTAATCCCCTTCTTCCTTCCGCTGCTAAACCATCTAAGCTTATCCTATCCTCTTCATTTACCCCCAACTTTTCTACCCTTCTCCTCCACTCACCCGCCGCTACTTCTCCCACCACCCACCACCAACGCCGCTTCACTGTCCGTGCTGCCCGTGGCAAATTCGAGAGGAAGAAACCCCATGTCAATATTGGTACTATTGGTCATGTTGACCATGGAAAGACTACCCTTACTGCTGCTTTAACCATGGCGCTTGCTTCTATGGGTAATTCCGCTCCCAAGAAgtatgatgaaattgatgccGCCCCAGAAGAGCGTGCTCGTGGGATTACTATTAATACGGCTACGGTTGAGTATGAGACTGAGAACCGACACTATGCCCACGTGGACTGCCCCGGTCACGCTGATTATGTCAAGAACATGATTACTGGTGCTGCCCAGATGGATGGAGCTATTCTTGTTGTTTCCGGTGCTGATGGCCCAATGCCACAGACCAAAGAACATATCTTGCTTGCTAAACAAGTGGGTGTTCCTAATATGGTGGTGTTTCTGAACAAACAAGATCAGGTTGatgatgaagagcttcttgAGCTTGTTGAGTTGGAGGTAAGAGAGCTTTTGTCTAGTTATGAGTTCCCTGGTGATGATATTCCTATTGTTTCTGGCTCTGCTCTTTTGGCTTTAGAGGCTTTAATGGCAAATCCTAGTATTAAGAGAGGTGAAAATGAATGGGTTGATAAGATTTTTACATTAATGGACAATGTTGATAGTTATATTCCTATTCCGCAAAGACAAACTGAGTTGCCTTTTTTGATGGCTATTGAAGATGTGTTCTCAATCACTGGTAGAGGTACAGTGGCAACAGGGAGAGTAGAGAGAGGGACTGTTAGGGTTGGAGAGACCGTTGATATTGTAGGATTAAGAGACACCAGGTCTACTACCGTGACCGGGGTTGAAATGTTTCAGAAGATTTTGGATGAAGCAATGGCTGGTGATAATGTGGGATTGTTGTTGAGAGGTATTCAGAAGATTGATATTCAGAGAGGAATGGTGTTGGCGAAACCTGGAACAATCACTCCTCACACCAAGTTTGAAGCTCTTGTGTATGTTCTGAAAAAGGAGGAGGGTGGCAGGCATTCCCCATTCTTTTCGGGGTATAGGCCTCAGTTTTACATGAGGACCACCGATGTAACTGGGAAGGTTACTTCCATTACCACTGACAAAGGGGATGAATCTAAGATGGTCATGCCTGGTGATCGTGTGAACTTGGTGGTTGAGCTCATTATGCCTGTCGCTTGTGAACAAGGGATGAGATTTGCCATCAGGGAAGGAGGAAAGACTGTTGGAGCTGGTGTCATTCAGAAAATTCTTGAGTGA
- the LOC107012089 gene encoding protein DEHYDRATION-INDUCED 19 homolog 6-like isoform X2, with the protein MDVDFWAARINSARHNLSAVQTNRLSNYDNLSNVDNTQGEEDVRAWFPCPFCYVEIEVQMLCNHLKEEHCFDFKNAVCPICAATLGKDPLGHFMVQHAQSVKRKRKYLKSGFWNNTTAISGKDPHEVNSFFCTNLGVGRYNVPEPAPDPLLLPFLCSVAPSDPKDGPQDNSLDAATPEVESSKMPVCDPAMEEQYEEKRQRAVFLQELIASTIF; encoded by the exons ATGGATGTGGACTTTTGGGCTGCAAGAATAAATTCAGCAAGGCATAATCTCTCTGCTGTACAAACTAACAGACTCAGCAATTATG ATAATCTCTCAAATGTGGATAATACTCAAGGAGAAGAGGATGTAAGAGCCTGGTTCCCCTGCCCTTTCTGTTATGTTGAAATTGAAGTCCAGATGCTTTGCAATCATTTGAAAGAAGAGCATTGCTTTGATTTTAAAAACGCG GTTTGTCCCATATGTGCTGCAACATTAGGTAAAGATCCTCTGGGGCATTTTATGGTACAGCATGCACAATCAGTGAAG aGGAAGAGAAAGTACCTGAAGTCAGGCTTCTGGAATAATACTACAGCAATAAGTGGCAAGGACCCCCACGAAGTAAATTCGTTCTTCTGTACAAATTTAGGGGTTGGTCGTTACAATGTGCCAGAACCTGCTCCAGATCCCCTTCTGCTGCCATTTCTATGTAGCGTGGCTCCTTCTGATCCTAAAGACGGTCCACAAGATAACTCTCTTGATGCTGCCACTCCTGAAGTAGAAAG CAGCAAAATGCCAGTATGTGATCCAGCCATGGAAGAACAGTATGAAGAGAAAAGGCAAAGAGCTGTGTTTCTTCAAGAGCTTATTGCTTCAACTATCTTCTAA
- the LOC107012089 gene encoding protein DEHYDRATION-INDUCED 19 homolog 6-like isoform X1 produces MDVDFWAARINSARHNLSAVQTNRLSNYADNLSNVDNTQGEEDVRAWFPCPFCYVEIEVQMLCNHLKEEHCFDFKNAVCPICAATLGKDPLGHFMVQHAQSVKRKRKYLKSGFWNNTTAISGKDPHEVNSFFCTNLGVGRYNVPEPAPDPLLLPFLCSVAPSDPKDGPQDNSLDAATPEVESSKMPVCDPAMEEQYEEKRQRAVFLQELIASTIF; encoded by the exons ATGGATGTGGACTTTTGGGCTGCAAGAATAAATTCAGCAAGGCATAATCTCTCTGCTGTACAAACTAACAGACTCAGCAATTATG CAGATAATCTCTCAAATGTGGATAATACTCAAGGAGAAGAGGATGTAAGAGCCTGGTTCCCCTGCCCTTTCTGTTATGTTGAAATTGAAGTCCAGATGCTTTGCAATCATTTGAAAGAAGAGCATTGCTTTGATTTTAAAAACGCG GTTTGTCCCATATGTGCTGCAACATTAGGTAAAGATCCTCTGGGGCATTTTATGGTACAGCATGCACAATCAGTGAAG aGGAAGAGAAAGTACCTGAAGTCAGGCTTCTGGAATAATACTACAGCAATAAGTGGCAAGGACCCCCACGAAGTAAATTCGTTCTTCTGTACAAATTTAGGGGTTGGTCGTTACAATGTGCCAGAACCTGCTCCAGATCCCCTTCTGCTGCCATTTCTATGTAGCGTGGCTCCTTCTGATCCTAAAGACGGTCCACAAGATAACTCTCTTGATGCTGCCACTCCTGAAGTAGAAAG CAGCAAAATGCCAGTATGTGATCCAGCCATGGAAGAACAGTATGAAGAGAAAAGGCAAAGAGCTGTGTTTCTTCAAGAGCTTATTGCTTCAACTATCTTCTAA
- the LOC107012089 gene encoding protein DEHYDRATION-INDUCED 19 homolog 5-like isoform X3 → MDVDFWAARINSARHNLSAVQTNRLSNYADNLSNVDNTQGEEDVRAWFPCPFCYVEIEVQMLCNHLKEEHCFDFKNAVCPICAATLGKDPLGHFMVQHAQSVKRKRKYLKSGFWNNTTAISGKDPHEVNSFFCTNLGVGRYNVPEPAPDPLLLPFLCSVAPSDPKDGPQDNSLDAATPEVESKMPVCDPAMEEQYEEKRQRAVFLQELIASTIF, encoded by the exons ATGGATGTGGACTTTTGGGCTGCAAGAATAAATTCAGCAAGGCATAATCTCTCTGCTGTACAAACTAACAGACTCAGCAATTATG CAGATAATCTCTCAAATGTGGATAATACTCAAGGAGAAGAGGATGTAAGAGCCTGGTTCCCCTGCCCTTTCTGTTATGTTGAAATTGAAGTCCAGATGCTTTGCAATCATTTGAAAGAAGAGCATTGCTTTGATTTTAAAAACGCG GTTTGTCCCATATGTGCTGCAACATTAGGTAAAGATCCTCTGGGGCATTTTATGGTACAGCATGCACAATCAGTGAAG aGGAAGAGAAAGTACCTGAAGTCAGGCTTCTGGAATAATACTACAGCAATAAGTGGCAAGGACCCCCACGAAGTAAATTCGTTCTTCTGTACAAATTTAGGGGTTGGTCGTTACAATGTGCCAGAACCTGCTCCAGATCCCCTTCTGCTGCCATTTCTATGTAGCGTGGCTCCTTCTGATCCTAAAGACGGTCCACAAGATAACTCTCTTGATGCTGCCACTCCTGAAGTAGAAAG CAAAATGCCAGTATGTGATCCAGCCATGGAAGAACAGTATGAAGAGAAAAGGCAAAGAGCTGTGTTTCTTCAAGAGCTTATTGCTTCAACTATCTTCTAA